One Azoarcus sp. DN11 DNA segment encodes these proteins:
- a CDS encoding MFS transporter, translated as MNAATTIDIPALIDANRVSRTQVWILLMVALTVVMDGFDVQAMGYVAPAIIKEWGVSKAELGPVFGAGLFGMLVGSLTLSVLADKIGRRPVLIGATVFFSLCMLATAHVTTIPRLQILRFITGLGLGAIMPNAMALAGEFSPRRKKVTLMMLVSCGFTVGAVLGGLLSAAMIPAFGWKSVFYLGGVIPLAMAVLMYVYVPESMQFLVLKGRRLDSVAACLRKIDPSVQIDGRTRYAMPEVKQDGVPMIELFREGRAMITLLLWVVNFMNLINLYFLSNWLPTIANSAGLSTSTAVLVGTALQIGGVIGTLLMGPVIDRVGFIKVLVPSFLLAAVTIATIGQPGVALPLLFLVVTMTGFCIIGGQPAVNALAATYYPTALRSTGVGWSLGVGRIGSIVGPVLGGELIRLNWSTNEIFLAMAVPTVISALMLVLMSKAGRGSSPRAVGSAGSLAH; from the coding sequence ATGAATGCCGCCACGACCATCGATATCCCGGCGCTGATCGACGCGAACCGGGTCAGTCGCACGCAGGTGTGGATCCTGCTGATGGTGGCGCTGACCGTGGTCATGGACGGCTTCGACGTCCAGGCCATGGGCTACGTGGCGCCGGCGATCATCAAGGAGTGGGGGGTGAGCAAGGCGGAACTCGGCCCCGTGTTCGGTGCGGGCCTCTTCGGCATGCTGGTCGGGTCGCTGACGCTGAGCGTGCTGGCCGACAAGATCGGCCGCCGCCCGGTGCTGATCGGCGCCACCGTCTTCTTCTCGCTGTGCATGCTGGCGACCGCGCACGTCACGACGATCCCGCGACTTCAGATACTGCGCTTCATCACCGGCCTCGGGCTGGGCGCGATCATGCCCAACGCCATGGCGCTGGCCGGCGAGTTCAGCCCCAGGCGCAAGAAGGTCACGCTGATGATGCTGGTGTCCTGCGGCTTCACTGTCGGGGCGGTGCTCGGCGGACTGCTGTCGGCGGCCATGATCCCCGCTTTCGGCTGGAAGTCGGTCTTCTATCTCGGGGGCGTGATCCCGTTGGCGATGGCCGTGCTGATGTACGTCTATGTGCCCGAATCGATGCAGTTCCTGGTCCTCAAGGGGCGCCGTCTGGACAGCGTCGCCGCCTGCCTGCGCAAGATCGACCCGTCCGTGCAGATCGATGGCCGTACCCGCTATGCGATGCCCGAGGTGAAGCAGGACGGCGTGCCCATGATCGAGTTGTTCCGTGAGGGACGCGCCATGATCACGCTGCTGCTGTGGGTCGTGAACTTCATGAACCTGATCAATCTGTACTTCCTGTCGAACTGGCTGCCGACCATCGCCAACAGCGCCGGCCTGTCCACCTCGACAGCCGTGCTCGTGGGCACCGCGCTGCAGATCGGGGGCGTCATCGGCACCCTGCTGATGGGCCCGGTGATCGACCGCGTCGGATTCATCAAGGTGCTGGTACCCTCGTTTCTGCTCGCTGCCGTCACGATCGCGACGATCGGTCAGCCGGGCGTGGCCCTGCCGCTGCTGTTCCTGGTCGTGACAATGACGGGCTTCTGCATCATTGGCGGGCAGCCGGCGGTCAATGCGCTGGCGGCAACCTACTACCCGACGGCGCTGCGCTCCACCGGGGTGGGCTGGAGCCTCGGCGTCGGACGCATCGGCTCGATCGTGGGCCCGGTCCTGGGCGGGGAACTGATCCGCCTGAATTGGTCCACCAACGAGATATTCCTCGCCATGGCGGTGCCCACCGTGATTTCCGCGCTGATGCTGGTGCTGATGTCCAAGGCCGGTCGAGGCTCGTCGCCGCGAGCCGTCGGCAGCGCCGGTTCCCTCGCTCACTGA
- a CDS encoding IS66 family transposase codes for MNSVRSIRPSSRSATAKPFWRGYLQAHDYSGYHASFREGVTHVACWAHARRKYFDVVKAMPRGARPGLAHHALRLIGLIYRIERQIAEADPDTRRQHRQRRTKRVLAWFHCWLTAHASTLLPKSPLAKAFAYTLSNWTALTVFIDDGSLAADNNLSECAMRPVALSRKNWLFAGSERGGQAAAVLFSLIETTRLNGVEPYAYLKDVLARINAHRVDRLEELLPMNWTPAAV; via the coding sequence ATGAACAGCGTGCGCTCGATACGGCCCAGCTCGCGCAGCGCCACGGCCAAGCCGTTCTGGCGCGGATATCTGCAAGCCCACGATTACAGCGGCTACCACGCAAGCTTCCGTGAAGGGGTGACCCACGTCGCCTGCTGGGCCCACGCGAGGAGGAAGTACTTCGACGTGGTCAAGGCCATGCCCAGGGGGGCCCGGCCGGGGCTTGCGCATCATGCGCTGCGCCTCATCGGGCTCATCTACCGCATCGAACGGCAAATCGCCGAGGCCGACCCCGACACCCGACGGCAGCACCGACAACGGCGCACGAAACGCGTGCTCGCCTGGTTTCATTGCTGGCTGACCGCGCACGCCTCGACCCTGCTGCCCAAGTCGCCGCTGGCGAAGGCCTTCGCCTATACGCTGTCGAACTGGACAGCGCTCACCGTGTTCATCGACGACGGCAGTCTCGCCGCGGACAACAATTTGAGCGAATGCGCCATGCGTCCGGTGGCCCTGTCGCGCAAGAACTGGCTCTTCGCCGGCAGCGAGCGCGGCGGGCAGGCGGCTGCGGTACTCTTCAGCCTGATCGAGACGACACGCCTGAACGGCGTCGAGCCCTATGCCTATCTGAAGGACGTGCTCGCGCGCATCAACGCCCACCGCGTCGATCGCCTCGAAGAACTGCTGCCGATGAACTGGACGCCCGCCGCCGTATGA
- a CDS encoding AzlD domain-containing protein, with protein sequence MNLPAEWVAIACGIVTFLLRLVPMWTWVPGKESTRVEQGVLNAIGPAAITALLVVSLWPGGDNGLHLPTLSAMVVGLATVMGAKRVIGGVALPTLFGAIAYGACLRLA encoded by the coding sequence ATGAATCTTCCTGCAGAATGGGTCGCCATCGCCTGCGGAATCGTGACCTTCCTGCTGCGCCTGGTGCCCATGTGGACCTGGGTCCCCGGAAAAGAATCGACCCGCGTGGAGCAGGGCGTACTGAACGCCATTGGGCCAGCTGCAATCACCGCGCTGCTTGTCGTCTCGCTGTGGCCGGGCGGGGACAACGGACTCCATCTGCCAACTTTGTCAGCGATGGTCGTTGGATTGGCCACCGTCATGGGGGCGAAGAGGGTAATTGGCGGCGTTGCCTTGCCGACCTTATTCGGGGCAATCGCCTATGGCGCATGTCTGCGGCTGGCATGA
- a CDS encoding AzlC family ABC transporter permease, with translation MDSLSIGVGYLPIAFSFGLAALQANLPPLTAVLISGIVFAGASQFALIALVAAGGSLLSVVSTVLLMNVRHIFYGPSVIAKLGNGRPSLPLPLLAFGLTDEVFASAVGKLQLISPPEREHWYVGLQLGAYSAWVLGTALGAFLGQQLTSHSAFLRDSLAFVLPALFLSLLLEINGNTQRRVLVASAVATAALIPLIPAYLAMAVGMAAGAALGYRRATQ, from the coding sequence GTGGACAGTCTATCCATCGGCGTGGGTTACTTACCAATCGCTTTTTCCTTTGGATTGGCAGCTCTGCAGGCGAACCTGCCGCCCCTGACCGCGGTGCTCATTTCCGGAATCGTGTTCGCCGGAGCGAGTCAGTTTGCACTGATTGCCTTGGTGGCCGCGGGCGGATCGTTGCTTTCGGTGGTCTCCACGGTGTTGCTGATGAACGTCCGACACATCTTCTACGGACCCTCAGTCATCGCGAAGTTGGGTAATGGCCGGCCATCCCTGCCATTACCCCTCTTGGCGTTTGGTCTTACCGATGAGGTATTTGCCTCCGCAGTCGGGAAGCTGCAACTGATCTCTCCGCCCGAGCGCGAGCATTGGTATGTCGGCCTGCAGTTGGGCGCCTACTCGGCGTGGGTTCTCGGCACGGCGCTGGGCGCCTTTCTTGGGCAGCAACTGACGAGTCATTCTGCGTTCCTTCGCGACTCGCTGGCTTTCGTGTTGCCCGCGCTATTCCTCTCGTTGTTGCTTGAAATCAATGGCAACACCCAGCGGCGTGTACTGGTTGCCTCAGCAGTCGCAACAGCCGCTCTTATCCCCCTTATACCAGCGTACTTGGCGATGGCAGTGGGCATGGCCGCTGGCGCTGCGTTGGGCTATCGCAGAGCGACTCAATGA
- a CDS encoding methyltransferase domain-containing protein produces the protein MLRELQPQLQVAAIEPDDTAFSCLQENIRGVSGITAHQTGFLELELPESETSLITSVGASHHFNTAFMLQKAMLVLKPGGILSVADEFIPEFHTPEERNLALVRHHAAYILTAMAWIGECEVLETDGEDWEWYRTFQQALALALVEAESGQGPAAIGRCRELYANMKKATLAKSPGLAIGAYTRFFWLELQAMVAGFDYEIERKTFPRRFADLARLAGFELLRHRRVFATTGADEWGGGTHVFTFRKPVVG, from the coding sequence ATGCTCCGTGAACTGCAGCCCCAGCTACAAGTCGCGGCGATAGAACCAGATGACACTGCATTCAGCTGTCTCCAAGAAAATATCCGAGGAGTATCTGGCATTACGGCGCATCAGACTGGATTCCTTGAACTGGAGCTTCCTGAAAGCGAAACGTCGCTGATTACGTCTGTTGGCGCATCACACCATTTCAACACAGCCTTCATGCTGCAAAAGGCGATGCTGGTTCTGAAACCGGGGGGGATTCTGTCTGTAGCCGACGAATTTATCCCCGAGTTTCACACTCCGGAAGAGCGAAACCTCGCTCTGGTCCGCCACCATGCCGCATACATCCTGACGGCAATGGCCTGGATCGGAGAATGCGAGGTCTTGGAAACTGACGGTGAAGATTGGGAGTGGTATCGCACATTCCAGCAAGCGCTCGCGCTAGCTTTGGTCGAGGCCGAATCAGGCCAGGGCCCGGCGGCGATCGGCCGATGCCGAGAACTGTATGCAAACATGAAGAAAGCGACGCTGGCAAAGTCTCCAGGGCTCGCGATAGGTGCCTACACGCGTTTTTTCTGGCTGGAGCTACAGGCGATGGTGGCAGGCTTCGACTATGAGATTGAGAGGAAGACATTCCCTCGTCGCTTCGCCGACCTTGCCCGCCTTGCCGGGTTTGAGCTGCTTCGCCATCGTCGGGTATTTGCGACGACCGGCGCCGACGAATGGGGCGGGGGTACGCATGTATTTACTTTCCGCAAGCCGGTCGTCGGGTAA
- a CDS encoding IS1182 family transposase, which produces MTSYLPYCPQQQMLLPQALQEWLPEGHLAYFISDAVDGLDLSAFHTRYAGGGPRNQPFHPAMMVKVLLYAYATGVFSSRKIARKLHEDVAFRVLAAGNFPAHRTLSDFRAVHLKELSELFVQVVRLAREMGLVKLGTVAIDGTKVKANASRHKAMSYGHMVKAEAELKRQIEALLNRAKAADDAERNEPELDVPAEIARREARLTAIAEARARLEQRQREADQARGRSDDDDRRPRGGDGKPKGGRYKRDFGVPEDKAQENFTDPDSRIMKRAGGGFDPGYNAQTAVDETAHIIVAAELTNNASDAGLLPGMLQVVRDTLAQRPRQALADTGYRSEQTFRELDGCGTELVVALGREGKRRLGFDRERSPHTAQMADKLDSEAGKTAYRKRKWIAEPPNGWIKNVLGFRQFSLRGLERVKAEWKLVCMALNLRRMSTLRTA; this is translated from the coding sequence ATGACGAGCTATCTGCCCTATTGCCCGCAGCAGCAGATGCTGCTGCCCCAGGCGCTGCAGGAGTGGCTACCCGAAGGCCACCTGGCGTACTTCATTAGCGACGCGGTCGACGGATTGGACCTGAGCGCGTTCCACACCCGGTATGCCGGGGGCGGACCGCGCAACCAGCCGTTTCATCCGGCCATGATGGTCAAGGTGCTGCTGTATGCGTACGCCACGGGCGTGTTCAGCTCGCGCAAGATCGCGCGCAAGCTGCACGAGGATGTGGCGTTCCGGGTGCTGGCGGCAGGCAACTTCCCGGCCCACCGCACGCTCAGCGACTTTCGCGCTGTCCACTTGAAGGAGCTGAGCGAGTTGTTCGTGCAGGTGGTGCGACTGGCTCGCGAGATGGGGCTGGTGAAGCTCGGGACGGTGGCCATCGACGGCACCAAGGTCAAGGCGAACGCCAGCCGCCACAAGGCGATGAGTTACGGCCACATGGTGAAGGCGGAGGCCGAATTGAAACGGCAGATCGAGGCGCTGCTCAATCGGGCCAAGGCCGCCGACGACGCCGAGAGGAACGAGCCCGAGCTGGATGTGCCGGCCGAGATCGCGCGGCGCGAGGCGCGGCTGACGGCGATTGCCGAAGCCCGGGCGCGGCTCGAGCAGCGCCAGCGCGAGGCCGATCAGGCGCGCGGGCGCAGCGACGATGACGACCGCCGTCCGCGCGGCGGTGACGGCAAACCGAAGGGTGGGCGCTACAAGCGCGACTTCGGGGTGCCCGAGGACAAGGCACAGGAGAACTTCACGGATCCAGACAGCCGCATCATGAAGCGCGCCGGCGGCGGGTTCGATCCGGGCTACAACGCCCAGACGGCGGTCGACGAGACCGCCCACATCATCGTGGCGGCCGAACTGACCAACAACGCCAGCGACGCCGGGCTACTGCCGGGGATGTTGCAGGTCGTGCGCGACACCCTCGCGCAGCGCCCGCGCCAGGCGCTGGCCGACACCGGCTACCGCTCGGAGCAGACGTTCCGGGAGCTCGACGGCTGCGGGACCGAACTGGTGGTGGCGCTGGGCCGGGAAGGCAAGCGCCGACTCGGTTTCGACCGTGAACGCAGTCCGCACACCGCGCAGATGGCCGACAAGCTCGATAGCGAGGCGGGCAAGACGGCTTACCGAAAACGGAAATGGATCGCCGAACCGCCCAACGGCTGGATCAAGAACGTATTGGGATTCCGGCAGTTCAGCCTGCGGGGCCTGGAGCGCGTCAAAGCGGAGTGGAAGCTCGTCTGTATGGCCCTGAACCTGCGCAGGATGAGCACACTGAGGACGGCATAA